TAATTAATAAGAAATGAATAATGCCGATTAATGCTAGGAGAATATATACATATATATTTATATATAGGAATGATAAAGCAACAATTATTAATAAGGCGATCTTGTAGGGAAACATTTTTTCTCTATGAAGAAAAGAATCCTTAAACTGTATATGATAAGCTTCAACGATAACCGCCACAGATCATCGACCTCGCTAAAACCCCGGCATTTACAAGTTCATCGTCGGAAAGCCTGTGCCAATCATTTACTATAAGTTCGCCTTTCCTAGTTATTAACAAGTATTTGTCAGGTTTTAGCTGATCCATTAATGGTACTTGGTGAGTAGAGACTATTACGAGTTTTCCTCTCCTTCTAGCCTCTCTTATTATTTCTAATAATGATACTGTTCCCTCGTAATCTAGATCGTTGAATGGCTCGTCAAGCAACCATATATCTTGATCTCCTACGAGAACACTTGCAATACTAACTCTCTTCGCTTCTCCTCCGCTCAGCATGTATGGGTTTTTCTCATATAGTTCTCTGGGAACAAGTTTCTCAACTATTTCCCAATTACCCCTAGCACCTGTTGTTCTCAGAATAAATTTGATCTCAT
This is a stretch of genomic DNA from Staphylothermus hellenicus DSM 12710. It encodes these proteins:
- a CDS encoding ABC transporter ATP-binding protein → MPEIIAEKLSIGYRREKPILQNIFFRIQKGLHILLGANGSGKTTLLKTIAGLINPLEGRVLINNFEPYKLKRKEAAKYIAYTWQNPYYGFVEARVIDEIKFILRTTGARGNWEIVEKLVPRELYEKNPYMLSGGEAKRVSIASVLVGDQDIWLLDEPFNDLDYEGTVSLLEIIREARRRGKLVIVSTHQVPLMDQLKPDKYLLITRKGELIVNDWHRLSDDELVNAGVLARSMICGGYR